One region of Aurantimonas sp. HBX-1 genomic DNA includes:
- the purN gene encoding phosphoribosylglycinamide formyltransferase: protein MSSVRRKRVVVLISGRGSNMNALIAASMDPAYPGQIVGVIANKPDAPGLETARRHGIATIGVDQKAYENRDAHEAAVLAALADLDPDVVCLAGYMRLLSAAFVQRYAGRLINIHPSLLPLFPGLETHERALAAGMRIHGCTVHFVTERMDEGPIIAQAAIAVEAGDTAASLSERLLRAEHRLYPHALRLVLDGTVRMTNGRAVTERRRPEPDEGDGPAESPLMLVSPDARRG from the coding sequence ATGAGCAGCGTCCGCCGCAAGCGCGTCGTCGTCCTGATATCGGGGCGCGGCTCGAACATGAACGCGCTGATTGCGGCCTCGATGGACCCCGCCTATCCCGGCCAGATCGTCGGGGTGATCGCCAACAAGCCGGATGCCCCCGGCCTCGAGACGGCGCGGCGGCACGGCATCGCGACCATCGGCGTCGACCAGAAGGCCTACGAGAACCGCGACGCGCACGAGGCGGCGGTGCTCGCCGCGCTGGCCGATCTCGATCCGGACGTCGTCTGCCTTGCCGGCTACATGCGTCTCCTGTCGGCAGCCTTCGTGCAGCGCTATGCCGGACGACTGATCAACATCCACCCGTCGCTGCTGCCGCTGTTTCCCGGCCTCGAGACGCACGAGCGGGCGCTGGCCGCCGGCATGCGGATCCATGGCTGCACCGTGCACTTCGTCACCGAGCGCATGGACGAAGGGCCGATCATCGCCCAGGCGGCGATCGCCGTGGAAGCCGGCGACACGGCCGCCAGCCTGTCCGAACGGCTGCTGCGCGCCGAGCACCGGCTCTACCCGCATGCCCTGAGACTGGTCCTCGACGGCACGGTGCGCATGACCAACGGCCGCGCCGTGACGGAGCGCCGGCGACCGGAGCCGGACGAAGGAGATGGTCCGGCGGAGAGCCCGCTGATGCTGGTCTCGCCGGACGCCCGTCGGGGCTAG
- the purM gene encoding phosphoribosylformylglycinamidine cyclo-ligase, translated as MADNTNALTYRDAGVDIDAGNELVQRIKPHVRATARRGADGEIGGFGGLFDLKAAGFTDPLLVAANDGVGTKLRVAIETGIHDTIGIDLVAMCVNDLVVQGAEPLFFLDYYATGKLDPAEGEAIVRGIAEGCRQAGCALIGGETAEMPGLYADRDYDLAGFAVGAVERDRLLPAGGIAAGDMILGLASSGVHSNGYSLVRRIVELSGVGYGDPAPFDTGRSLGAALIEPTRIYVKPLLSVFAETAGIKALAHITGGGFVENIPRVLPDTLRADIDLFAVPVPPVFGWLSRTGGVAEAEMLRTFNCGIGMIVVVSEADAATVGALLQAAGETVVPLGRVLERKGEAVTFNGRLALA; from the coding sequence ATGGCCGACAACACCAATGCTCTGACCTATCGCGACGCCGGGGTCGACATCGACGCCGGCAACGAGCTCGTCCAACGCATCAAGCCGCATGTGCGGGCCACCGCGCGGCGCGGCGCGGACGGCGAGATCGGCGGCTTCGGCGGGCTGTTCGACCTCAAGGCGGCCGGCTTCACCGATCCGCTGCTGGTCGCCGCCAATGACGGCGTCGGCACCAAGCTGCGGGTGGCGATCGAGACCGGCATCCACGACACGATCGGCATCGACCTCGTGGCGATGTGCGTCAACGACCTCGTCGTGCAGGGCGCCGAGCCGCTGTTCTTCCTCGACTACTACGCCACCGGCAAGCTCGACCCGGCGGAGGGCGAGGCCATCGTCCGCGGCATCGCCGAGGGCTGCCGGCAGGCCGGCTGCGCGCTGATCGGCGGCGAGACGGCGGAGATGCCGGGGCTCTACGCCGACAGGGACTACGACCTCGCCGGCTTCGCGGTGGGCGCGGTGGAGCGCGACCGGCTGCTGCCGGCCGGCGGCATCGCCGCCGGCGACATGATCCTCGGGCTCGCCTCCTCCGGCGTCCATTCCAACGGCTATTCGCTGGTGCGGCGCATCGTCGAATTGTCCGGCGTCGGCTATGGCGACCCGGCGCCCTTCGACACCGGACGCAGCCTCGGCGCGGCGCTGATCGAGCCGACGCGGATCTACGTCAAGCCGCTGCTGTCGGTCTTCGCCGAGACCGCCGGCATCAAGGCGCTGGCGCACATCACCGGCGGCGGCTTCGTCGAGAACATTCCGCGCGTCCTGCCGGACACGCTGCGCGCCGACATCGACCTCTTCGCCGTGCCGGTACCGCCGGTCTTCGGCTGGCTGTCGCGGACCGGAGGGGTCGCGGAAGCCGAGATGCTGCGCACCTTCAACTGCGGCATTGGCATGATCGTGGTGGTCTCGGAGGCCGACGCGGCGACGGTCGGCGCCTTGCTGCAGGCGGCCGGCGAAACGGTGGTGCCGCTCGGGCGCGTGCTGGAGCGCAAGGGCGAGGCCGTCACCTTCAACGGCAGGCTGGCGCTGGCATGA
- a CDS encoding CDP-alcohol phosphatidyltransferase family protein, producing the protein MTVPNLISIARLLAVPVLVWALIDGRAGLAFLIFIVAGISDAVDGAIARRFNQRSALGAYLDPIADKALLITIFVGLALLGDLPTWLAIAVVSRDLLIMAAVVLSFMMGRPITVRPLLVSKLTTLAQLLLAGFALAEPVLGLPLAVLVDVLIAVTALLTGLSAAAYLVEWLRHMASGEPPMHREDESR; encoded by the coding sequence ATGACCGTCCCGAACCTCATCTCGATCGCCCGGCTGCTGGCCGTCCCGGTACTGGTCTGGGCGTTGATCGACGGGCGTGCCGGCCTTGCCTTCCTGATCTTCATCGTGGCCGGCATTTCGGACGCGGTCGACGGGGCGATCGCCCGCCGCTTCAACCAGCGCTCCGCACTCGGCGCCTATCTCGACCCGATCGCCGACAAGGCGCTGCTGATCACCATCTTCGTCGGCCTTGCCCTGCTCGGGGACCTGCCGACCTGGCTGGCCATCGCGGTGGTCAGCCGCGATCTCCTGATCATGGCGGCGGTCGTCCTGTCCTTCATGATGGGCCGGCCGATCACCGTCCGGCCGCTGCTGGTGTCGAAGCTGACGACGCTGGCGCAGCTACTGCTCGCCGGTTTCGCGCTCGCCGAGCCGGTTCTGGGCCTTCCCCTCGCGGTCCTGGTGGACGTCCTGATCGCCGTGACGGCGCTCTTGACCGGCCTGTCGGCCGCTGCCTATCTCGTCGAGTGGCTTCGGCATATGGCTTCCGGCGAACCGCCGATGCACCGGGAAGACGAATCGCGATGA
- a CDS encoding AI-2E family transporter — protein MTDQSALIRRQVLFWSLAALLCVVMLWVFSGILLPFVLGMAMAYFLDPVADWFQRRGLSRLAATVFILVLFIVFLAAAVLIVVPVVGGQIVSFSERLPEYLDSLQALAVSARAGPLAFLFTGDELDLKQDLAQFASQGTGIVTSFLGSLWSSSLAVVNFVSLFVVTPVVAFYMLLDWDRMVDKVDSWIPRQHVATVRRLARDIDASVAGFVRGQGSVCLILGTFYGVSLTLVGLNFGLLIGLFTGMISFVPYVGSAIGLILSIGVALVQFWPDWPWVVAVAAIFFIGQFFEGNILQPKLVGASVGLHPVWLMFALFAFGTLFGFVGLLIAVPAAAAVGVLVRFALGQYLHSEMFFGRSPLVDPARLEARTPPHVIRSGVDPEPGA, from the coding sequence ATGACCGACCAAAGCGCGCTGATCCGACGCCAGGTGCTGTTCTGGAGCCTGGCGGCCCTGCTTTGCGTCGTGATGCTGTGGGTGTTTTCGGGCATCCTGCTGCCCTTCGTGCTCGGCATGGCGATGGCGTATTTCCTCGATCCGGTCGCCGACTGGTTCCAGCGCCGCGGCCTGTCGCGTCTTGCCGCGACCGTGTTCATCCTCGTCCTGTTCATCGTCTTCCTGGCAGCCGCCGTGCTGATCGTGGTGCCGGTGGTGGGCGGCCAGATCGTCAGCTTCTCGGAGCGTCTGCCGGAGTATCTGGACAGCCTGCAGGCGCTGGCCGTCTCCGCCCGGGCCGGGCCGCTCGCCTTCCTGTTCACGGGCGACGAGCTCGATCTCAAGCAGGACCTCGCGCAGTTCGCCAGCCAGGGCACCGGCATCGTCACCTCGTTCCTCGGCTCGCTGTGGTCGTCCTCGCTGGCGGTCGTCAACTTCGTGTCGCTGTTCGTGGTGACGCCGGTGGTCGCCTTCTACATGCTGCTCGATTGGGACCGCATGGTCGACAAGGTGGACAGCTGGATTCCCCGCCAGCACGTCGCCACGGTGCGCCGGCTGGCGCGCGACATCGACGCCTCGGTGGCCGGCTTCGTGCGCGGGCAGGGCAGCGTCTGCCTGATCCTCGGGACGTTCTACGGCGTCAGCCTGACCCTTGTGGGCCTCAATTTCGGCCTGCTGATCGGGCTGTTCACCGGGATGATCTCCTTCGTTCCCTATGTCGGCTCGGCGATCGGCCTGATCCTGTCGATCGGCGTGGCGCTGGTGCAATTTTGGCCCGACTGGCCGTGGGTGGTTGCCGTCGCTGCGATCTTCTTCATCGGCCAGTTCTTCGAGGGCAACATCCTGCAGCCGAAACTGGTCGGCGCCTCGGTCGGCCTGCACCCGGTCTGGCTGATGTTCGCGCTGTTCGCCTTCGGCACGCTGTTCGGCTTCGTCGGCCTGCTGATCGCGGTCCCGGCGGCCGCCGCCGTCGGCGTGCTGGTGCGTTTCGCGCTTGGGCAGTATCTGCACAGCGAGATGTTCTTCGGCCGCAGCCCGCTGGTGGATCCGGCGCGGCTCGAGGCCCGCACGCCGCCGCACGTCATCCGGTCCGGTGTCGATCCGGAACCCGGCGCCTGA
- a CDS encoding molybdopterin oxidoreductase family protein — MNKPLPVAIGHSACPHDCPSTCALDVEILENRTIGRVRGAAANDYTAGVICAKVARYAERIHHPDRLLKPMQRVGGKGEGGWREIGWDDALDLVAEKFMAAEARYGSEAVWPYHYAGTMGLVQRDGIHRLRHAKRYSGQFDTICTNMAWTGWFAGAGAMRGADPREMAQSDCVVIWGTNAVATQVNVMTHAARARKERGARIVVIDVYDNATMQQADLALKLRPGTDAALACALMHVAFRDGTADRDYLARYTDDPAGLEAHLASRTPEWAAAITGLAAEDIEAFAALVGRTPRTFFRLGYGFTRQRNGAVAMHAAMSVPAVYGNWRHVGGGAFHSNSDIFGLDKSEIMGTADRDPSIRYLDQSRIGPVLTGDAAALSNGPPVTAMLIQNTNPANVCPEQRLVRRGFLRDDLFTCVHEQFMTDTAKLADLVLPATMFLEHDDIYRGGGQNHIVLGPKLVEPPETVRTNHFVIEELARRLGVADRPGFGLSERTLIDSMLKAAGDTEGFEGLQRERWIDRQPPFETAHFLSGFDWPDGRFRFRPDWTGSLAPNRPPESLGAQGPVAGLPEFPDHVDLIETADDDHPYRLATSPARQFLNSTFAETRGSRSREGRPELLVHPEDALRESLGDGQLVTIGNSRGEVRLPVKVSETVKPGVLVHEGLWANTDFLDGEGINVLTGSDPVAPFGGAAFHDNKVWLRAEPV; from the coding sequence GCGCATCCACCACCCGGACCGGCTGCTGAAGCCGATGCAGCGGGTCGGCGGCAAGGGCGAGGGCGGCTGGCGCGAGATCGGCTGGGACGACGCGCTCGACCTCGTCGCCGAAAAGTTCATGGCGGCCGAGGCGCGGTACGGTTCCGAGGCGGTCTGGCCGTATCACTATGCTGGTACGATGGGCCTCGTGCAGCGCGACGGCATCCATCGGCTGCGCCACGCCAAGCGCTATTCCGGCCAGTTCGACACGATCTGCACCAACATGGCCTGGACCGGCTGGTTCGCTGGCGCCGGCGCAATGCGCGGGGCCGACCCGCGCGAGATGGCACAGTCGGACTGCGTGGTGATCTGGGGCACCAACGCGGTGGCGACGCAGGTCAACGTGATGACCCACGCCGCCCGGGCTCGCAAGGAGCGCGGCGCCAGGATCGTCGTCATCGACGTCTACGACAACGCCACGATGCAGCAGGCGGACCTCGCGCTGAAGCTCCGCCCCGGCACCGACGCGGCGCTCGCCTGCGCGCTGATGCACGTGGCGTTCCGCGACGGCACCGCCGACCGCGACTATCTCGCCCGCTACACCGACGACCCGGCCGGGCTGGAGGCGCACCTGGCGTCCCGCACGCCCGAGTGGGCCGCCGCCATCACCGGGCTGGCGGCCGAGGACATCGAGGCCTTCGCGGCCCTCGTCGGACGCACGCCACGGACCTTTTTCCGGCTCGGCTACGGCTTTACCCGCCAGCGCAACGGCGCCGTCGCCATGCACGCGGCGATGTCGGTGCCGGCGGTGTATGGCAACTGGCGGCACGTGGGCGGCGGCGCCTTCCACTCCAACTCCGACATCTTCGGCCTCGACAAGTCCGAGATCATGGGCACGGCCGACCGCGATCCGTCGATCCGCTATCTCGACCAGTCGCGCATCGGCCCGGTGCTGACCGGCGACGCGGCGGCGCTGTCGAACGGCCCGCCGGTGACGGCGATGCTGATCCAGAACACCAATCCGGCCAATGTCTGTCCGGAGCAGCGGCTGGTGCGCCGGGGCTTCCTGCGCGACGACCTGTTCACCTGCGTCCACGAACAGTTCATGACCGACACGGCCAAGCTCGCCGACCTGGTGCTGCCGGCGACGATGTTCCTCGAGCACGACGACATCTATCGCGGCGGCGGCCAGAACCACATCGTGCTCGGGCCGAAACTGGTCGAGCCGCCGGAGACGGTGCGCACCAACCACTTCGTCATCGAGGAACTGGCCAGGCGCCTCGGCGTCGCGGACCGGCCCGGCTTCGGCCTCTCCGAACGGACGCTGATCGACTCGATGCTGAAGGCCGCCGGCGACACGGAAGGTTTTGAGGGCCTTCAGCGCGAGCGCTGGATCGACCGCCAGCCGCCCTTCGAGACGGCGCACTTCCTCTCGGGCTTCGACTGGCCTGACGGCAGGTTCCGTTTCCGCCCGGACTGGACCGGCTCGCTGGCGCCGAACCGGCCGCCGGAGAGCCTGGGGGCGCAGGGACCGGTCGCCGGCCTGCCGGAGTTCCCCGACCACGTCGACCTGATCGAGACGGCCGACGACGACCACCCCTACCGGCTGGCGACCTCGCCGGCGCGGCAGTTCCTCAACTCGACCTTCGCCGAGACGCGCGGCTCGCGCTCCCGGGAAGGCCGGCCGGAACTGCTCGTCCATCCCGAGGACGCGCTGCGCGAGAGCCTCGGGGACGGCCAGTTGGTCACCATCGGCAACAGCCGCGGCGAGGTGCGGCTGCCGGTGAAGGTCAGCGAGACGGTCAAGCCGGGCGTGCTGGTCCACGAGGGGTTGTGGGCGAATACCGATTTCCTCGACGGGGAGGGGATCAACGTCCTCACCGGCTCGGACCCGGTCGCGCCCTTCGGCGGCGCGGCGTTCCACGACAACAAGGTGTGGCTGCGGGCCGAGCCGGTCTGA